The following are encoded in a window of Peromyscus leucopus breed LL Stock chromosome X, UCI_PerLeu_2.1, whole genome shotgun sequence genomic DNA:
- the LOC114683385 gene encoding LOW QUALITY PROTEIN: testis-specific Y-encoded-like protein 2 (The sequence of the model RefSeq protein was modified relative to this genomic sequence to represent the inferred CDS: inserted 1 base in 1 codon; deleted 1 base in 1 codon) has translation MGCHRKSHFSKMDGNKVLRLSNVQTPRHSHRDEEQSETVLKEPKKAPVESLEIDFQVAEPSSLAGEKALETCSLGGWGPQMLVGPKRKEEAIIIVEDDDEDEKESVRRRQRRRRRRRRRLRKVKESRERSAQRMESILQALESIQMDLEAVNIKAGKAFLRLKRKFIQMRRPFLERRDLIIQHIPGFWVKAFLNHPKISILINQRDEDIFRYLTNLQVQDLRHISMGYKMKLYFQTNPYFTNMVIVKEFQRNRSGRLVSHSTPIRWHRAQEPQAYHRRNYDTRESFFNWFSNHSLPEADRIAEIIKNDLWVNPVRYYMRGSGYRTNRRKQERKESKAKKEYEMVIMEDAHDHYAIEDILSEISEIDEITDNETFHDIKISDFMETTDYFETTDNEVTDINEPLCDSEAPDHTEGPSNKVESNAVSTDDSSENPDEKNSSDSEDSTNEKADGDSDNLEGDHQLGTNIQESSDSDNGDEGSDDEDNDGNEGDSEGSDDDGNEGDNEGSDDDDRDIKYYKNGIEVFDKALDNSTNQDVYEEEVEIISDDSTESEEEEEEEASEEDTELTEDSYIEEQIYEEGSEVNSDDSDVQEVLXVPNTWARLGRKGISDKHLTLSGALYIIPLYPIPFALLFS, from the exons ATGGGCTGCCACAGAAAAAGCCACTTTAGCAAGATGGATGGAAATAAGGTCCTACGTCTTTCAAATGTACAGACACCAAGGCACAGCCACAGGGATGAAGAACAATCAGAAACAGTGCTAAAGGAACCAAAGAAAGCACCA gtAGAGAG TCTGGAAATTGACTTTCAGGTTGCAGAGCCCAGCAGCCTTGCTGGAGAGAAGGCCCTAGAAACCTGTagcttgggggggtgggggcccCAGATGTTAGTCGGtccaaagaggaaggaagaggctaTCATCATAGTGGaagatgatgatgaggatgaaaAGGAAAGTGTGAggaggcggcagcggcggcgtaggaggaggaggaggaggctgaggaaggtgaAGGAGAGCCGAGAGAGGAGTGCCCAGAGGATGGAAAGCATACTGCAGGCCCTGGAGAGCATTCAAATGGACCTGGAGGCGGTGAACATCAAGGCGGGCAAGGCCTTCTTGCGTCTCAAACGCAAATTCATCCAGATGCGAAGACCCTTTTTGGAGCGCAGAGATCTCATCATCCAGCATATCCCAGGCTTCTGGGTCAAAGCA TTCCTCAACCACCCCAAAATTTCAATCTTGATCAACCAACGCGATGAAGACATTTTCCGCTACTTGACCAATCTCCAG GTACAGGATCTCAGACACATCTCCATGGGCTACAAAATGAAGCTGTACTTCCAGACCAACCCATACTTTACGAACATGGTGATCGTCAAGGAGTTCCAGCGCAACCGCTCAG GCCGGTTGGTGTCTCATTCTACCCCGATACGTTGGCACCGGGCG CAGGAACCCCAGGCCTATCATCGCAGGAACTATGACACCAGAGAAAGTTTCTTCAACTGGTTTTCCAACCACAGCCTCCCAGAAGCTGACAGGATTGCTGAG ATTATCAAGAATGACCTATGGGTTAATCCAGTGCGCTACTACATGAGGGGAAGTGGCTACAggacaaacagaaggaagcaagaaagaaaggaaag TAAAGccaagaaagaatatgaaatggTGATCATGGAAGATGCTCATGACCATTATGCCATTGAAGACATTCTCAGTGAAATCTCAGAAATTGATGAGATCACTGACAATGAGACCTTCCATGACATCAAGATCTCTGACTTCATGGAGACCACCGACTACTTTGAGACCACTGATAACGAGGTAACCGACATCAATGAGCCCCTGTGTGACAGCGAGGCCCCTGACCATACTGAGGGCCCCAGCAATAAGGTCGAGAGCAATGCTGTGAGTACAGATGACAGCAGCGAGAACCCAGACGAGAAGAACTCCTCTGACAGTGAGGATTCCACCAATGAGAAAGCTGATGGTGACAGCGACAACCTAGAAGGGGACCATCAGCTGGGCACTAACATCCAAGAGAGCAGTGATAGTGACAATGGAGACGAGGGCAGTGATGACGAAGATAATGATGGCAATGAAGGTGACAGTGAGGGCAGTGATGATGATGGCAATGAGGGTGACAATGAGGGCAGCGATGATGATGACAGGGACATTAAATACTATAAGAATGGCATTGAAGTCTTTGATAAGGCTCTAGATAACAGCACCAACCAGGACGTCTATGAGGAGGAGGTCGAAATCATCTCTGACGATTCAACAGAgtctgaagaagaggaggaggaggaggccagtgAGGAAG ATACCGAACTAACCGAGGACAGCTACATAGAGGAGCAAATCTATGAGGAAGGAAGTGAAGTGAATTCCGACGATTCTGATGTCCAGGAGGTGC CGGTCCCAAACACTTGGGCCCGCCTGGGAAGAAAGGGAATATCGGATAAACATCTTACCCTCTCGGGGGCTCTATATATTATACCCCTATACCCTATCCCATTTGCCCTCCTCTTCAGCTAG